The Arachis ipaensis cultivar K30076 chromosome B07, Araip1.1, whole genome shotgun sequence genome includes a window with the following:
- the LOC107606079 gene encoding uncharacterized protein LOC107606079 (The sequence of the model RefSeq protein was modified relative to this genomic sequence to represent the inferred CDS: added 80 bases not found in genome assembly) yields the protein MQVHCTCTHPPMRFAPSSSFPKFIGFSKHFHTLIAPSSPKLSPFVLAATMSTDTLPTQNHTTATTTQRPLQVAKRLEKFKTTIFTQMSSLAIKHGAINLGQGFPNFDGPDFVKEAAIQAIRDGKNQYARGYGIPDLNLAIAERFKKDSGLVVDPEKEVTVTCGCTEAIAATILGLINPGDEVIVFAPFYDSYEATLSMAGANIKCITLRPPEFAVPIEELKSAMSKNTRAIMINTPHNPTGKMFTREELDSIASLCIENDVLVFSDEVYDKLAFDMEHISPASLPGMFERTVTMNSLGKTFSLTGWKIGWAIAPPHLTWGVRQAHSFLTFANSTPMQWATAEALRAPESYYVELKRDYMEKRAILVEGLESVGFKVFPSRGTYFVVVDHTPFGLENDVAFCEYLIKEVGVVAIPVSAFCLDPEDGKNLVRFTFCKDEGTLKAAVKRMKEKLRK from the exons ATGCAGGTTCATTGTACCTGCACTCACCCACCCATGAGATTTgcgccttcttcttcttttcccaaATTCATTGGCTTTTCAAAGCATTTCCACACTCTTATTGCTCCTTCTTCCCCAAAGTTATCGCCTTTCGTTCTTGCTGCCACCATGTCCACCGACACTCTTCCCACTCAGAATCACACCACCGCCACCACCACCCAACGTCCTTTGCAG GTTGCAAAGCGCTTAGAGAAGTTCAAAACAACAATCTTCACCCAAATGAGTAGTCTTGCAATCAAACATGGAGCCATAAATCTTGGTCAAGGATTTCCCAACTTTGATGGTCCAGATTTTGTGAAGGAAGCAGCGATTCAGGCAATCAGGGATGGCAAAAATCAGTATGCCCGTGGCTATGGAATTCCGGACCTGAACCTTGCCATTGCTGAGAGATTTAAGAAAGATAGCGGACTTGTGGTGGACCCTGAAAAGGAAGTTACAGTTACATGTGGGTGCACTGAAGCAATTGCTGCAACTATATTAGGATTGATAAACCCTGGCGATGAGGTTATTGTGTTTGCTCCCTTTTATGATTCTTATGAAGCTACTTTATCCATGGCTGGTGCAAATATAAAATGCATCACTTTGCGCCCTCCGGAATTTGCTGTCCCAATCGAAGAATTGAAGTCAGCCATGTCGAAGAATACTCGTGCCATTATGATAAATACTCCTCACAATCCTACCGGAAAGATGTTCACCCGAGAGGAACTCGATTCCATTGCATCTCTTTGCATTGAGAATGATGTTCTTGTTTTTAGTGATGAAGTCTATGATAAGTTGGCATTCGATATGGAGCATATTTCACCCGCTTCATTACCTGGCATGTTTGAGAGGACAGTGACTATGAACTCCTTGGGAAAGACATTCTCCTTAACAGGATGGAAGATCGGGTGGGCCATAGCAC GCAGAAGCTCTTAGAGCACCAGAGTCTTACTATGTGGAGCTAAAGAGAGATTACATGGAAAAGAGAGCTATTTTGGTGGAAGGATTGGAATCTGTTGGCTTTAAGGTATTTCCATCAAGAGGAACCTATTTTGTGGTTGTAGATCACACGCCTTTCGGACTGGAAAACGATGTAGCATTTTGTGAGTATCTAATTAAGGAGGTTGGGGTGGTGGCGATTCCTGTCAGCGCATTTTGCTTGGATCCAGAAGACGGAAAGAATCTTGTCAGGTTTACTTTCTGCAAGGATGAGGGAACACTGAAGGCTGCAGTTAAGAGGATGAAGGAGAAGCTTAGAAAATGA
- the LOC107608402 gene encoding nodulation-signaling pathway 2 protein, with protein MEIDMIDIHNLEFSGYSTTTTTTTPSSDEDPAYTNWTHWSPLVNWEAIAAPHDDFHHLIDSIIDHHHATTPLHLTPDDDDEDDTTTANTVEDESPPLPTTPTPTIAGENETKGLRLVHLLMAAAEALTGTTKSRDLARVILLRLKELVPFSNTSSSTGATNMERLAAHFTQALQGLLDGAGGGGAHNNHSNNNKQYSYGSHQTETLTAFQLLQDMSPYVKFAHFTANQAILEAIAHHRRAHIVDFDIMEGIQWASLLQALASHNKTASPGPHLRITALSRTGSGRRSIATVQETGRRLTAFAASLGQPFSFHHCRMDPDETFRPNGLKLVRGEALVFNCMLNLPHLPYRARDSVASFLNGAKDLSPVLVTMAEEDVGPVGVDAGFVGRFMDSLHHYSAFYDSLEAGFPMEGRARALVERVFLGPRIAASLGRIYRTSEGKEERGSWREWLCGMGFKGVPLSSANQSQAKLLINLFKDGYKLEQLGPNQLVLSWESRRLFSASVWSSSSSHSQIEQL; from the coding sequence ATGGAAATAGACATGATTGACATCCATAACCTTGAATTCTCCGGCTACAGtaccaccaccacaaccaccactCCCTCTTCCGACGAAGACCCTGCCTACACCAACTGGACCCACTGGTCCCCCCTCGTCAATTGGGAAGCCATTGCCGCCCCTCATGATGACTTCCACCACCTCATCGACTCAATCATCGACCATCACCATGCCACCACCCCCCTCCACCTCACGCCCGACGACGATGACGAAGACGACACAACCACCGCCAACACAGTCGAAGATGAATCGCCACCACTTCCAACAACACCAACCCCTACCATCGCCGGCGAAAATGAAACAAAAGGCCTGAGGCTAGTGCACCTCCTCATGGCCGCAGCAGAAGCCCTCACTGGCACCACCAAGAGCCGTGACCTGGCTCGAGTGATATTGCTTCGACTCAAAGAGTTGGTTCCTTTCAGCAACACCAGCAGCAGCACAGGGGCCACCAACATGGAAAGACTCGCGGCGCATTTTACCCAGGCACTCCAAGGTTTGCTAGATGGCGCAGGGGGTGGTGGCGCACACAATAATCACAGTAACAATAACAAACAATATAGTTACGGGTCCCACCAAACGGAAACTCTAACAGCATTCCAACTGCTTCAAGACATGTCTCCTTACGTCAAGTTCGCCCACTTCACCGCCAATCAGGCCATTCTTGAAGCCATCGCACACCACAGACGGGCCCACATCGTCGATTTCGACATCATGGAAGGTATCCAGTGGGCCTCACTCTTGCAGGCCCTGGCCTCTCATAACAAAACAGCCTCACCTGGCCCACACCTCCGCATCACTGCATTGTCCAGAACCGGCTCAGGCCGGAGATCCATTGCCACCGTACAGGAAACAGGCCGGAGGCTCACCGCCTTCGCCGCTTCCCTAGGGCAGCCCTTTTCCTTTCACCACTGCAGGATGGACCCCGACGAAACGTTTCGGCCCAACGGGCTGAAACTCGTTCGCGGAGAGGCTTTGGTGTTCAATTGCATGCTCAACCTCCCGCATTTGCCTTACAGAGCGCGCGATTCGGTTGCGTCATTCTTGAACGGCGCGAAGGATTTGAGTCCTGTGCTGGTGACGATGGCAGAAGAGGACGTTGGGCCGGTAGGAGTGGATGCTGGATTTGTGGGCCGATTCATGGACTCACTGCACCACTACTCGGCGTTTTATGATTCGCTTGAAGCCGGGTTCCCAATGGAGGGTCGGGCCCGGGCTTTGGTTGAACGGGTATTTCTTGGACCGAGAATAGCAGCGTCGTTGGGGAGGATATACCGAACAAGTGAGGGGAAGGAAGAAAGAGGGTCGTGGAGGGAATGGTTGTGTGGTATGGGGTTTAAGGGAGTACCTTTAAGCTCAGCCAATCAGAGCCAAGCGAAACTTCTAATAAATTTGTTCAAGGACGGTTACAAATTGGAACAGTTAGGTCCCAATCAGTTAGTGTTGAGTTGGGAATCACGCCGTTTGTTTTCTGCATCTGTTTGGTCTTCTTCTTCCTCCCACTCTCAGATTGAACAATTGTAG